The Candidatus Methylomirabilota bacterium DNA segment GGTTGGTGAAGACGATGTGGGCATGGCGGCCACCTGGGCGCGTTAGCGCCTTGAGCCGTCCAAAGAGTCGCGCTCGCTCACGGCGGGGCACGTAGTGGATGGACCCGCAGGAGTAAATGAGATCGAAGGGACCGTCCACCTTGACGCGGGACATACCGCCCGGGATCCAACGGACCGTAACCCCCTTCTCACGCGCCAGCCGTTCCGCCTTGCGGAGCCCCGCCCGGGACGCATCCACCGCCGTCACGTCGCAACCCTGGCTCGCGAAGAAGACGCTGTCTCGCCCTTCGCCGCAACCGAGGTCGAGCACTCGCGCGCCAGGCGGCAGGAGCGCGCCGACCTCCTTGGCCAGCCGCGAGGGGGCAGTTCCCCAGATGTATGTCCTCGGAGTCCTCGCATATTCTTGGGCCCACGGGCTTCGCATCGCGGTACTCACCCTCTGGCGGAGCGGGCGCGCGAGCGCCAGGAAGGCACCACACTCGCGCAGAAACGATGTCCGTCGCGGTTCTCGTGCGGGCACCGGAAATATTCCTTCCTGCAGCGCTCCAGCGAGCCGGGCGCGACAGAGCAAGTGCCGGCCACTCTAGCCGCCTCGCTTGCGCCGCAGGAGGGTGTCCGCCTCCCGCGCAACCGCGATCAGCAGATGTCCCATCTTCGGGTGCTCGGGGTGTAGGTCGGGCTGGATGCCGTGCCCCTGGAGCGCTTGTGTAGTGATGGGACCGATCGACACGACCACCGTTCTGCCGCGGAGCGCCTCACGAAGCGCGTCTGCGCGCCCCATCTCGGCCGCCACGCGGAACACGTTGTCCACCTGGTTGGCGCTGGTGAATAGCGCCACCTCCACGTCGCCCGCCGCCAGCCGATCGATGGCGGCCCTCAGTGGGCCCATGTCCTCGGGCAGCGCCCACCCGTACACCGGGACCGCCGTGACGCGGGCTCCGCGCTGCCGTAGCCCGACCAGCAGCTCTTCGTTGCGCGCGCCGTACTCCTGAACGGCGACGCGCTTTCCCGCGACCGGGAGCTTGAGGTCCAGCGCCGAAAGCAGGTCGCGCCAGGTATTCGGCTCGGGCACCGCGAGCGCCGGCGCGAGGCCAACCTCCTTGAGCGCGGCGATTGGTTTGGGCCCGCGGCAGACCAGTGTGAGCCGTCCCAGCGCCTTCACCACCTCGTCCTTCGGCCAGCGCGTCGCGCACGCGGCGATCAACATCCGCGTGCCGACACCGGTCAGCAGCATCAGCACGTCCCAGTCGCCGGCGAGAAGTGTCTCGCCGAACGCGAGCGCTTCGCGCTGGTCGGTCAGCGGGACCTCGCGCATGGACGGCGCCTGGATCGGCTCGCCGCCGTAGTTGCGGATCAGTTCAGCCATCTCCGCCGACCGGCGGCTCTCGAAGCTGACTACCCGCAGCCCGTTCAACGCGTGAGGCATGGCACCTGTCTAAGACTCCCCGAGCCCGACGAGCACCAGGGTGCCATCCTCGACCCGCCGAAACGCAAAGCGATCCTCGCCCTCCGGCCGCTTCACACTTCGATCTCGATGTCGGCGCCGGTGACCCGCACCGGGTAGCTCCTGACCTCTCGTCCCGCCGGCGGCCCCATGACAGCCCCGGTCTTGATGTCGAACCTCGCCCCGTGCCAGGGGCATGTCACTTCGGCTCCCTCGACCGTCCCTTCGGACAGCGGCCTCCTCGATGCGTGCACGTATCGCTCAGCGCGTGGAACGCTTCTCCCACGCGAAAGAGGGCGATCTTCTGGCCTTCCACTTCGACCAGCTTGGCCTGCTGGTCTTCCACCTCATCGGTCGTGGCCACCTTCATGAATTTGGGCATCGCCCCTTCCTCCTCTGGGTCGGTTCAGTCTTCGACCGCTCCTTCCTTCAGCCGCTTTCCCCCGGGGTTCGCCAGCCTCAGTTCTTCGTCGTGCAAGGCTTGACCGCGGGGTTGTCGACGAAGAACTGCTTGTTCACCTCGATGAAGTTCTTCCAGTTGGTCGGCGTCTCGTCCTCGGCGAAGATCGCCTTCACCGGGCACACCGGCTCGCAGGCGCCGCAGTCGATGCACTCATCCGGGTGGATGTAGAGCATCTCCGGCCCCTCGTAAATGCAGTCGACCGGGCAGACCTCGACACAGGCCTTGTCCTTGACGTTGATGCACGGCTCCGCGATGACGTACGCCATGGTGATCTTCCCTCCCC contains these protein-coding regions:
- a CDS encoding class I SAM-dependent methyltransferase; translation: MRSPWAQEYARTPRTYIWGTAPSRLAKEVGALLPPGARVLDLGCGEGRDSVFFASQGCDVTAVDASRAGLRKAERLAREKGVTVRWIPGGMSRVKVDGPFDLIYSCGSIHYVPRRERARLFGRLKALTRPGGRHAHIVFTNRVVYVEKGEVVDHFAPRELAAAYADWTVVRQADRLISCAQDGRPHRHSVEEFVAMAVEPSQTARD
- a CDS encoding uroporphyrinogen-III synthase gives rise to the protein MAELIRNYGGEPIQAPSMREVPLTDQREALAFGETLLAGDWDVLMLLTGVGTRMLIAACATRWPKDEVVKALGRLTLVCRGPKPIAALKEVGLAPALAVPEPNTWRDLLSALDLKLPVAGKRVAVQEYGARNEELLVGLRQRGARVTAVPVYGWALPEDMGPLRAAIDRLAAGDVEVALFTSANQVDNVFRVAAEMGRADALREALRGRTVVVSIGPITTQALQGHGIQPDLHPEHPKMGHLLIAVAREADTLLRRKRGG
- a CDS encoding Rieske 2Fe-2S domain-containing protein, encoding MTCPWHGARFDIKTGAVMGPPAGREVRSYPVRVTGADIEIEV
- a CDS encoding Rieske 2Fe-2S domain-containing protein, with the protein product MPKFMKVATTDEVEDQQAKLVEVEGQKIALFRVGEAFHALSDTCTHRGGRCPKGRSREPK
- the fdxA gene encoding ferredoxin codes for the protein MAYVIAEPCINVKDKACVEVCPVDCIYEGPEMLYIHPDECIDCGACEPVCPVKAIFAEDETPTNWKNFIEVNKQFFVDNPAVKPCTTKN